A single region of the Acidithiobacillus acidisediminis genome encodes:
- the bufA1 gene encoding BufA1 family periplasmic bufferin-type metallophore, which produces MTTSVGKGNNSRTATAIALAATLGVAALAMAPQADAASWVKCYGIARAHMNDCATTTHSCAGQSIHNGGKYSFLLLPSGLCQKIVGGSLVPGK; this is translated from the coding sequence ATGACTACAAGCGTTGGAAAAGGCAACAATTCCCGGACCGCCACCGCAATTGCGTTGGCCGCGACCTTGGGCGTCGCAGCGCTCGCCATGGCACCTCAGGCAGACGCGGCATCCTGGGTGAAGTGTTATGGCATTGCGCGGGCACACATGAACGATTGCGCAACGACTACCCACTCTTGCGCTGGCCAATCCATTCACAATGGTGGCAAATATTCCTTCCTGCTCCTGCCATCCGGGCTGTGCCAGAAGATTGTTGGCGGCAGTTTGGTACCCGGCAAGTAG
- a CDS encoding DoxX family protein yields MGTCSLVLHRMDQVYARLVDASQHLSSLAALAARWWIAQIFWNAGMVKLQSMTSTIALFRYMYHVPLLPPVWAAYLGTGIELVFPVLLVLGLAGRVAAAFLFFYNIATIISYPQMGMAGILDQVPWGIFLLYLTVYGPGILSVDAILQKFLHKAG; encoded by the coding sequence GTGGGTACCTGCTCTCTTGTCCTGCATCGGATGGACCAGGTATACGCCCGCCTGGTCGATGCCAGCCAGCATCTTTCATCTTTGGCTGCATTGGCCGCGCGGTGGTGGATAGCGCAGATATTCTGGAATGCCGGGATGGTGAAGCTGCAGAGCATGACCTCCACTATCGCGCTCTTTCGGTACATGTATCACGTTCCCCTGCTGCCGCCAGTATGGGCAGCCTACTTGGGTACGGGTATCGAGCTGGTCTTTCCGGTATTGCTGGTATTGGGACTGGCTGGGCGCGTCGCTGCCGCTTTCCTTTTTTTCTACAACATTGCAACCATCATTTCTTATCCGCAGATGGGCATGGCCGGCATACTGGATCAAGTACCCTGGGGGATCTTTCTCTTGTATCTGACAGTGTATGGACCCGGAATACTGTCAGTAGATGCCATTCTCCAGAAATTCCTGCACAAAGCCGGGTAG
- a CDS encoding ABC transporter permease — protein MLARIWALVIKEFLAILRDKKSRFVLIGPPIIQLLVFGYAATFDLDHIPYAVYNQDSGFASRELLGYFQGSRAFQQVATITREGQIAPLIDREKALLVLQIGPHFTEDLLHHRPAPVQVIIDGRNSNTATIALNYVNSVLLSFDDRWARDHHWGSPPAQLVTRAWFNPNLLSHWFVVPGIVALLTLVVTLLVTGLSVAREREQGTFDQLLVTPMTPLEILAGKALPGILVGAVEGTFISLVAVFWFGVPFIGSVFALALGMLLFLFAAVGIGLMISSLSMTQQQGLLGAFLFLVPAIILSGFATPIANMPELVQDLTYANPMRYFLVIVRGVFLEGDGLLDLWSQYWPLAIIAVLSMSAAAWLFRHRMQ, from the coding sequence ATGCTAGCGCGCATCTGGGCCTTGGTGATCAAGGAATTCCTCGCCATTTTGCGGGACAAGAAAAGCCGGTTCGTCCTTATCGGGCCGCCCATCATTCAGCTCTTGGTCTTTGGCTACGCCGCCACCTTCGACCTCGATCACATTCCCTACGCCGTTTATAACCAGGACAGCGGCTTTGCCTCTCGCGAACTGCTCGGCTATTTTCAGGGTTCGCGAGCCTTTCAACAGGTGGCGACCATCACCCGCGAAGGCCAGATCGCTCCCCTCATAGACCGCGAAAAGGCCCTGCTGGTGCTGCAGATCGGTCCCCATTTCACCGAGGATCTTCTGCATCATCGGCCGGCGCCGGTGCAGGTGATCATCGACGGCCGCAATTCCAACACGGCTACCATTGCCCTCAACTATGTCAATAGCGTCCTGCTCTCGTTCGACGATCGCTGGGCACGGGATCACCACTGGGGCAGCCCACCGGCACAGCTGGTCACCCGCGCCTGGTTCAACCCCAATCTTCTGTCGCACTGGTTCGTCGTTCCCGGTATCGTCGCCCTACTTACCCTGGTAGTGACCCTGCTGGTGACGGGGCTCTCGGTAGCCCGGGAACGGGAGCAAGGGACCTTTGACCAGCTACTCGTTACTCCCATGACGCCCTTGGAGATATTGGCGGGCAAGGCACTGCCGGGGATTCTCGTGGGCGCCGTGGAGGGCACGTTCATTTCTTTGGTGGCGGTATTCTGGTTTGGCGTGCCCTTCATCGGTAGCGTCTTTGCCCTCGCCCTGGGGATGCTGCTCTTTCTCTTTGCCGCCGTCGGCATCGGCTTGATGATCTCGTCATTGTCCATGACCCAGCAGCAGGGCCTGCTCGGCGCCTTTCTCTTTTTGGTGCCGGCCATCATTCTCTCGGGCTTTGCCACCCCCATCGCCAACATGCCGGAACTGGTCCAAGACCTCACCTATGCCAATCCCATGCGCTACTTTTTGGTGATCGTGCGCGGGGTATTCCTGGAAGGAGACGGGCTGCTGGACCTGTGGAGCCAGTATTGGCCCTTGGCCATCATCGCGGTCCTGAGCATGAGCGCCGCGGCCTGGCTCTTCCGTCATCGCATGCAGTAA